One window of the Trifolium pratense cultivar HEN17-A07 linkage group LG2, ARS_RC_1.1, whole genome shotgun sequence genome contains the following:
- the LOC123911149 gene encoding uncharacterized protein LOC123911149, translating into MELDSSSSPGVEDTTNTRCTFCCFGSRRSTTLNLPWWERVRPTSWSESRSDSPTITATSGQQWYSRGFMKIREWSEIVAGPRWKTFIRRFNRNRSGGFRHAGKYQYDPLSYSLNFDEGQNGDFEDDSPDRFRSFSTRYVAVVPPIKSVSTDLEQNVIVSS; encoded by the coding sequence ATGGAGCTtgattcatcatcatcacccgGCGTTGAAGACACCACAAACACACGTTGCACCTTCTGCTGCTTCGGTTCCCGTCGTTCCACCACCCTCAACTTACCATGGTGGGAGCGCGTGCGACCCACATCATGGTCCGAATCTCGCTCTGACTCCCCAACGATAACCGCCACTTCCGGTCAACAGTGGTACTCCCGTGGCTTCATGAAAATCCGCGAGTGGTCGGAGATCGTAGCAGGACCACGCTGGAAGACGTTTATCCGACGGTTCAACCGGAATAGAAGCGGAGGTTTCCGGCATGCCGGAAAATATCAGTACGATCCTTTGAGTTACTCCTTGAACTTCGATGAGGGACAAAACGGGGATTTCGAAGATGATTCTCCTGATAGATTTCGGAGCTTTTCCACCCGTTACGTTGCGGTGGTTCCTCCTATCAAGTCTGTTTCGACTGATTTGGAACAGAACGTCATCGTTTCCAGCTGA
- the LOC123908555 gene encoding ubiquinol-cytochrome-c reductase complex assembly factor 1-like, whose protein sequence is MFRTWSKAIIPLSKFRLPLHQTYARVAAAAPAPTIEDKVQPLVNLDKLFWSKPCSLVLPPDSPLRVDEPDYQGFKRFMLKLMLFYSKQSKSIRGANVVYKRIVSQVDKPLIYEVFNLEKTFKTTFSLLVLHMWFYLRRIKQEGNDGVEFGQYLYEIYNHDVELRVSKAGVNLLLIKWMKELEKIFYGNIVAYDAAILQEAKPGDFATVIWRNIFSDDGSSTPDEAAWQSVQALARYARREVSCMTLTDKEALLSGNFMFTSLKHEIKSKEGHQL, encoded by the exons ATGTTTCGAACATGGAGCAAAGCAATTATTCCACTCTCCAAATTCCGACTTCCATTGCACCAAACCTACGCTAGGGTTGCAGCAGCTGCCCCTGCACCAACCATTGAAGACAAAGTTCAACCTTTG GTTAACCTAGACAAATTGTTTTGGTCTAAACCATGTTCTCTGGTCCTGCCACCTGACTCGCCTCTTCGAGTTGATGAACCTGATTATCAGGGGTTTAAGCGTTTCATGCTCAAACTTATGCTGTTTTATAGTAAGCAGAGCAAGTCCATTCGGGGGGCTAATGTTGTTTACAAAAGAATCGTCTCTCAAGTTGATAAACCGCTTATATATGAAG TGTTTAACTTGGAGAAAACATTCAAAACTACATTCTCTTTGCTTGTACTTCACATGTGGTTTTACTTGCGCCGCATTAAGCAAGAGGGAAATGATGGTGTTGAATTTGGCCAGTACCTTTATGAGATTTACAATCACGATGTGGAGCTTAGAGTGTCCAAAGCTGGG GTTAACCTACTATTGATTAAGTGGATGAAGGAGCTCGAGAAGATTTTTTATGGAAATATTGTTGCTTATGATGCTGCTATACTTCAAGAAGCTAAACCGGGTGATTTCGCTACTGTTATATGGAG GAATATATTCTCGGACGATGGTTCTTCAACACCAGACGAAGCTGCATGGCAATCAGTGCAG GCATTGGCCAGATATGCTCGACGGGAAGTAAGTTGCATGACTTTAACAG ATAAAGAAGCACTACTTTCAGGGAATTTCATGTTTACCTCTTTGAAGCATGAGATCAAAAGCAAAGAGGGGCATCAATTATAA
- the LOC123904529 gene encoding spermidine synthase 2-like, producing the protein MDSELVHPSGVIGYDETGFSAPKITVAEGNGEPRADEHPQIPGWFAEHCPIWPGEAHFLKVENTCFQGKSEFQDMLVFQTSTYGKVFVLDGALQLTEKDECSYQEMMTHLPLCSIPNPKKVLLFGGGDGGILREISRHSSVEHIDICEIDTMLIDVYKKYFPDIAVGYKDPRVKLHVIDGTIFLNSVPKGTYDAIIVDAFDPIRPDHELFETQFFELISKALRPGGVLCIQAESFWYKSLDIEQLLIKSRQIFKGSSDYAWTNVPTYPSGVIGFLLCSTQGQHVDFRNPINPIGQENYGVSKYPLKYYNSEIHSASFCLPSFAKRNEAKSVAKGVMIQEAGSLIDGRWQWNLMWCREMFQWEEDQYSELVEIIAPFFPLDINDKWLWLGDGIQGFTVKTTYLQLENMANNRRTLEPIEVFVFKRPWECASPSKIRAFVWQLLLNRVQTKDNLYKRKMLRIDQQTCVMCERKAETAVHLFLHCDCVSKVWYELRGGWVLP; encoded by the exons ATGGATTCTGAACTAGTCCACCCTTCAGGTGTAATTGGTTATGATGAAACTGGTTTCTCAGCACCCAAAATCACAGTTGCAGAAGGGAATGGAGAACCAAGAGCTGATGAACATCCACAAATTCCTGGTTGGTTTGCTGAACATTGTCCAATATGGCCAG GGGAAGCACACTTCTTGAAGGTAGAAAACACTTGTTTCCAAGGGAAATCTGAATTTCAAGATATGCTAGTTTTTCAG ACATCAACATATGGCAAGGTATTTGTTCTTGATGGAGCACTCCAACTCACTGAGAAAGATGAATGTTCTTACCAAGAAATGATGACTCACCTTCCTCTTTGCTCAATCCCAAACCCAAAAAAG GTGCTGCTTTTTGGTGGAGGTGATGGTGGCATCCTTAGGGAAATTTCCCGACACTCTTCTGTTGAACACATTGACATTTGTGAAATTGACACTATGCTCATTGAT gtttataaaaaatatttcccTGATATAGCTGTTGGATACAAGGACCCCAGAGTCAAGCTTCATGTTATAGATG GAACAATTTTTCTGAATTCTGTCCCAAAAGGAACTTACGATGCAATTATAGTGGATGCCTTCGACCCAATAA GGCCTGATCATGAGCTATTTGAAACTCAATTCTTTGAATTGATTTCAAAAGCTCTTCGTCCCGGAGGAGTTCTATGCATCCAAGCTGAGAGCTTTTGGTACAAGTCGTTAGATATTGAACAACTTTTAATCAAAAGCCGCCAAATTTTCAAAGGCTCTAGTGACTATGCATGGACAAATGTTCCAACATATCCAAG TGGGGTCATTGGTTTCTTGCTTTGTTCCACTCAAGGTCAACATGTGGACTTCAGAAATCCAATTAACCCAATTGGTCAAGAAAATTATGGTGTATCAAAGTACCCTTTGAAGTATTACAACTCAGAG aTTCATTCAGCTTCATTTTGCTTGCCATCTTTTGCCAAAAGAAATGAAGCTAAGAGTGTTGCAAAAGGA GTTATGATTCAAGAGGCAGGAAGTTTGATTGATGGTAGATGGCAGTGGAACTTGATGTGGTGCAGGGAAATGTTCCAATGGGAGGAGGATCAATACAGTGAGTTAGTTGAAATTATCGCACCATTCTTTCCCTTGGATATTAATGACAAGTGGTTGTGGCTTGGAGATGGAATTCAGGGTTTTACTGTCAAAACAACATATCTGCAATTGGAGAATATGGCAAATAATCGCAGGACACTAGAACCGATCgaggtttttgtttttaaaaggCCCTGGGAGTGTGCTTCGCCTTCCAAGATACGTGCTTTTGTGTGGCAACTGTTACTAAACCGTGTGCAGACCAAGGATAATTTATACAAGCGAAAGATGCTGCGAATTGATCAACAAACGTGTGTGATGTGTGAACGAAAGGCTGAAACTGCAGTTCATCTTTTCCTTCATTGTGATTGTGTGTCGAAGGTTTGGTATGAATTACGAGGTGGCTGGGTTTTACCTTGA
- the LOC123908556 gene encoding RING-H2 finger protein ATL52-like has protein sequence MGSHHRKFLTELCNLICHGKESLSNCLPNNKDCTTVCFKICLPNPQYPFFNYPPPPPQKPPQVPSFIISDENNNSHKLTNYFILTLSLVAFVFFLVCIRAICITFRSRRRTRLLEVTRASPSSSTTIQQIDENFDENQHVVDHPIWYIRTLGLNQSVINAISVCKYKKGEGLIDGTECSVCLSEFEEDENLRLLPKCNHAFHLPCIDTWLRSHTNCPMCRAPIVNSSTNPPIDRVESLESVVVDDLNSSSLEHTQIEVFDENSGDGETNLGFESCDFESESRNRATAEEEGEGQLGVCENERRVVDAVGVVRPRRSVSMDDSFVANINNALANVVSIESKSNGESSRVIFNEDTISKVNGNENLATTSKGSSSFSFRPTRYLQGVPSPMKRSSSYNGKFLLSWYGRTQKKPNAILRSF, from the coding sequence ATGGGATCTCATCACAGAAAATTTCTCACAGAATTATGCAATTTAATATGTCATGGAAAGGAATCTCTATCAAATTGTTTACCAAACAACAAAGATTGCACCACCGTTTGCTTCAAAATTTGTCTTCCCAATCCTCAATACCCATTTTTCAATtatccaccaccaccaccacaaaaACCACCACAAGTTCCTTCTTTTATCATATCAGATGAAAACAACAACAGCCACAAACTCACCAATTACTTCATCCTTACCCTTTCTCTTGTtgcttttgttttctttcttgtttgTATTCGTGCAATTTGTATCACTTTTAGgtcaagaagaagaacaagattATTGGAAGTGACAAGagcatcaccatcatcatcaacaacaattcaacaaattgatgagaattttgatgaaaatcaACATGTTGTGGATCATCCAATCTGGTATATTCGAACCCTAGGTCTTAATCAATCTGTTATAAATGCAATTAGTGTTTGTAAGTATAAGAAAGGTGAAGGTTTGATTGATGGAACTGAATGTTCTGTTTGTTTGAGtgaatttgaagaagatgaaaatctTAGACTTTTACCTAAGTGTAATCATGCTTTTCATTTACCTTGTATTGATACTTGGCTTAGGTCACATACCAATTGTCCTATGTGTAGAGCTCCAATTGTTAATAGTAGTACCAACCCTCCAATTGATAGGGTAGAGTCTTTGGAGtctgttgttgttgatgatttgaATTCAAGTTCATTGGAACATACACAAATTGAGGTTTTTGATGAAAATAGCGGTGATGGTGAAACCAATTTAGGGTTTGAAAGTTGTGATTTTGAATCGGAATCGAGGAATAGGGCGACGGCGGAGGAGGAAGGAGAAGGGCAATTGGGGGTATGTGAAAATGAAAGGCGAGTTGTCGATGCGGTTGGTGTTGTTCGGCCTAGGAGATCGGTTTCTATGGATGATTCTTTTGTTGCAAATATCAATAATGCTCTTGCAAATGTTGTATCAATCGAATCGAAAAGTAATGGTGAATCAAGTAGAGTGATTTTCAATGAAGATACTATTTCTAAGGTTAATGGAAATGAGAATTTGGCTACTACTTCCAAAGGTAGTAGTAGCTTTTCTTTTAGGCCAACAAGATATTTGCAGGGTGTTCCTAGTCCAATGAAGAGATCAAGTTCATACAATGGGAAATTTCTTCTGTCTTGGTATGGTCGCACTCAGAAGAAGCCAAATGCTATTCTGAGAAGCTTTTAA
- the LOC123908911 gene encoding classical arabinogalactan protein 1-like yields the protein MGLFKLFSVMIVAALLLSTTTMAQSLTKSQPPRKAISPSPAAVTQSPASSPSQPSDAAISPSSISAPPSKAPGPASSGVVFNRVSVSAGSAALVVFAAVFIM from the coding sequence atgGGTCTCTTCAAATTGTTTTCTGTTATGATTGTTGCTGCATTGTTGTTGAGCACAACAACAATGGCTCAATCTCTTACCAAGTCACAACCACCGAGGAAAGCAATCTCTCCGTCGCCTGCAGCCGTCACTCAATCACCGGCGTCTTCTCCTTCTCAACCATCAGATGCAGCCATCTCTCCTTCTTCAATCTCTGCTCCACCATCTAAAGCACCAGGACCTGCTTCAAGCGGTGTCGTTTTCAACAGAGTCTCTGTTTCTGCTGGATCTGCTGCGCTTGTTGTTTTTGCAGCGGTTTTCATCATGTAG